In Magnetospirillum sp. WYHS-4, a single genomic region encodes these proteins:
- a CDS encoding methyltransferase domain-containing protein, which translates to QAVDLAQRALRRAPDDAAAHRLLGLAWMRLFDRGRAVLHLNRCLEIAPGDAEAAVALATLEERPVSLPADFVRCLFDEFSERYDDHMRRRLRYKGPEHVLDALRRTGGLEPGLYDVLDLGCGTGLSGEAIRPFARRLEGIDVSAGMVAKARERGIYDALAVADMLAALGAAARWDLILAVDALVYVGDLGPVLAAVAQALRPHGRFAGTVEESAGPDLELKPTRRFGHARGHVERTVAAAGLRLACLESASYREEKLVPVPSLIFVAVKEA; encoded by the coding sequence GCAAGCCGTCGACTTGGCGCAGCGCGCGCTGCGCCGCGCCCCCGACGACGCGGCGGCGCACCGCCTGCTGGGGCTCGCCTGGATGCGCCTGTTCGATCGTGGACGGGCCGTCCTGCACTTGAACCGCTGCCTGGAGATCGCCCCCGGCGATGCCGAGGCCGCCGTCGCCCTTGCCACTCTCGAGGAGCGGCCGGTTTCCCTGCCCGCCGACTTCGTCCGCTGCCTGTTCGACGAGTTCTCGGAACGCTACGACGATCACATGCGCCGCCGCCTGCGCTACAAGGGGCCCGAACATGTTCTCGATGCGCTGCGGCGCACGGGCGGCTTGGAGCCGGGCTTGTACGACGTCCTGGACCTCGGCTGCGGCACCGGGCTGTCGGGCGAGGCGATTCGCCCCTTCGCCCGCCGCCTGGAAGGCATCGACGTCTCGGCCGGTATGGTCGCCAAGGCCCGCGAACGCGGCATCTACGACGCCTTGGCGGTCGCCGACATGCTGGCCGCCCTCGGGGCGGCGGCCCGCTGGGACCTGATCCTGGCGGTGGACGCCCTGGTCTACGTCGGCGATCTGGGCCCGGTCCTGGCGGCGGTGGCCCAGGCTCTCCGCCCCCACGGCCGCTTCGCCGGCACGGTGGAGGAATCCGCCGGCCCCGACCTGGAACTCAAGCCGACCAGGCGCTTCGGCCATGCTCGCGGGCACGTGGAACGCACAGTCGCCGCCGCCGGTCTGCGCCTGGCCTGCCTGGAATCCGCCAGCTACCGGGAAGAGAAGCTGGTCCCCGTCCCGTCCCTGATCTTCGTCGCCGTCAAGGAAGCCTGA